A genomic stretch from Ficedula albicollis isolate OC2 chromosome 4A, FicAlb1.5, whole genome shotgun sequence includes:
- the LAS1L gene encoding ribosomal biogenesis protein LAS1L, which translates to MVGLYCGDSRLQQDALDRVSAWKSRYGPKMPLAVDCTAELIRCKVLDSSGKLKSHELILSYGLALVRFVNLITERKQKIVSIPLRQLAKEVNIPVWVVDLRHELTHGKLPRLAQCRKGCDVVLDWLRKKYWNRQLGNNLCEKDEDDDEEEEQEEVEANAELDSGAWEIQTPQHEACQKRKEFHEKVRDVLMSYKNEQFRVMQSMPSLSKSQELWSDSSSEVDWILSQIKDLMQENREAVAEALLSDGFIIPKMDCLKMLNIKYEANKEVWQFKIPSTFYCFWQPLLSCLLSRSFTQILIEKMFIELKACSDSSELRAQFLISWISELLNGIAKVNTGKKKEQCNKQVSVNELFLRKVPLRWLRLTDSCLQAPCWATPHLLQLIFPIMTPRLPRSSRRNLLYLASIYTEGGAPLSSPGLSSDGSEQPIYTLESLQWRIRQENEVKNQEQTVEKQEDVPESDNGVEEVEEEEEEMVTETNSLEGLAYSDTMAAIAEKRAALQGSAWQITADEVRWKDFPLGKLPGQTDDPDGLMLDNYSMMSLLDQPVRDEWKSLNTNSAELNSPMSGGLLWTQNDFHKIKSGLQLF; encoded by the exons ATGGTGGGGCTGTACTGCGGGGACAGCCGGCTGCAGCAGGACGCGCTGGACCGCGTCTCGGCGTGGAAGAGCCG GTACGGTCCAAAAATGCCTCTTGCAGTGGACTGCACGGCAGAACTGATTCGCTGTAAGGTCCTCGATTCATCTGGCAAGTTGAAGTCACACGAGCTCATCCTTTCTTATGGGCTGGCTCTTGTAAG ATTTGTCAACTTGATCAcggaaagaaagcagaagataGTCAGCATTCCTCTGAGACAATTAGCCAAAGAG gtGAACATCCCTGTGTGGGTTGTGGATCTCCGCCACGAGCTGACGCACGGGAAGCTGCCACGGCTGGCCCAGTGCCGCAAGG GTTGTGATGTTGTGCTGGACTGGCTACGAAAGAAGTATTGGAACCGTCAGCTGGGCAATAACTTGTGTGAAAaagatgaggatgatgatgaggaagaagagcaggaagaggTGGAAGCAAATGCAGAGTTGGACAGTGGTGCATGGGAGATTCAAACCCCACAGCATGAGGCCTGTCAGAAACGCAAGGAATTCCATG aaaaagtCAGAGATGTTCTGATGTCTTACAAGAATGAGCAGTTCCGG GTTATGCAGTCTATGCCATCTCTTTCAAAGTCTCAAGAATTGTGGTCTGATTCCTCTTCAGAAGTGGACTGGATTTTGTCTCAGATCAAAGACCTGATGCAGGAAAACAG GGAGGCAGTGGCTGAAGCTCTTCTCAGTGATGGCTTTATCATTCCAAAGATGGATTGTCTGAAGATGCTAAATATCAAGTATGAAG CAAATAAAGAGGTATGGCAATTCAAAATTCCCTCGACATTTTACTGCTTTTGGCAGCCTTTGCTGTCATGCCTCCTTTCACGAAGTTTTACACAGATCCTAATAGAGAAAATGTTTATAGAGTTGAAGGCATGTTCTGACTCTTCAGAACTCCGGGCTCAGTTCTTGATCAGCTGGATTTCTGAGTTGCTGAATGGCATTGCCAAAGTAAACACTG ggaagaaaaaagaacagtgtAACAAGCAGGTGTCTGTGAATGAGCTGTTCCTCCGTAAAGTTCCTTTGCGGTGGCTAAGACTGACTGACAGTTGCTTGCAAGCTCCCTGCTGGGCAACCCCACATCTTCTTCAGCT gATCTTCCCAATCATGACACCTCGCCTGCCACGTTCTTCTCGGAGGAACCTTCTCTATCTTGCTTCCATTTACACAGAAGGAGGTGCCCCTTTGTCCAGTCCAGGCCTCTCTTCAGATGGCAGTGAACAGCCAATTTATACTCTAGAGAGCTTACAGTGGAGAATCAGGCAAGAAAATGAGGTTAAAAATCAAGAGCAGACTGTAGAGAAACAAGAAGATGTGCCAGAGAGCGACAATGGTGTAGAGGAagtggaagaggaggaagaagagatggTGACTGAAACAAATTCTTTGGAAGGACTTGCTTATTCTGATACCATGGCAGCTATTGCTGAGAAGAGGGCAGCACTGCAAGGGTCTGCCTGGCAGATCACTGCAG ATGAAGTCCGATGGAAAGACTTTCCTCTTGGGAAACTGCCAGGTCAGACAGATGACCCCGATGGTCTCATGTTGGATAATTATTCTATGATGTCCCTGCTTGATCAGCCAGTGAGGGATGAGTGGAAGTCTCTCAATACAAA